In Atopobium sp. oral taxon 416, the genomic stretch GATGCTTCGCTCTATCAGTCAGAAGAAAGGCCTCGATAGGCATCGAAATACTATCAGTGTCCACTCATATGAACGGTACAGTCGCAGCCTTATCCATCAGAAGATAGCCTGAGAAGAGAGAGCCAAAGCGTATTCATTACAGACATATGTGACTAGTTTATCTTCATGTATTATAAAAATGTGATACAATCGTGTGATACAGAGGGGAATGTTAGGAAATGAAAATAATAGTCCTTGATAGGATTGAGGAAAGACACCCAAATATTTCAAAAGCTGATGCAGCAGCTGTTTGGGCTTCAGCTGTAGCATCAATGCCTGGTTTAGATAAGGGAGATCCACGGCGCTACGTTGGCATTGGTTTCGACAGGAAGGGGCGCGAAATTGAAATTGTTGCTGTCAGAAAAGATATTGATACATGGGTAGTAATTCATTCCCAAACTCCAGCACAAACTGACATCAAACGAAAGCTCGGATTTATAGGAGGTAGACGATGACAAAAAGAGACGAAAAGATTCTTGCCAGTATTGGAATGAAAATGGATGAAGTCGATTCTATTGCAGAAGCCTGTGAAAAGGGAGATGACGGAATGTGGGATACTTCGAAAATTTCCTACGGAAGTCCTGTCACAGATGAAATGGAACAGATCAGCATCAGATTGCCTAAATCAAGGATCAATGCTTTGAAGAGAGCAGCAAAACAAAGTGGTGTGTCTCGCTCTGAATTCATTAGGAGGGCAATTGATCAAAAACTCTTAACGACATAATAATGAGGCACTGTAGCTTGAAGGCCAGAACTTCTCCGTGTATCTATGGATAGGAAGAAGTGGGGACTATATGCGCTATTTAACTGGAGTGTACGCTCTCAATACTGAACAAAAAGGTACCGATGGAG encodes the following:
- a CDS encoding ribbon-helix-helix protein, CopG family: MTKRDEKILASIGMKMDEVDSIAEACEKGDDGMWDTSKISYGSPVTDEMEQISIRLPKSRINALKRAAKQSGVSRSEFIRRAIDQKLLTT